One genomic region from Actinocatenispora thailandica encodes:
- a CDS encoding DUF4244 domain-containing protein, whose translation MMVQRLRRRLRGDAGMNTAEYAVGTIAAVAFAGLLLKVLTSSTVQSALTAIIQRALG comes from the coding sequence ATGATGGTGCAACGGCTCCGTCGCCGCCTGCGCGGCGACGCGGGGATGAACACCGCGGAGTACGCCGTCGGCACGATCGCCGCGGTGGCGTTCGCCGGCCTGCTGCTGAAGGTTCTGACGTCGTCGACCGTGCAGTCGGCGCTGACCGCCATCATCCAGCGGGCGCTGGGCTGA
- a CDS encoding IucA/IucC family protein: MTGERWRRANRTLAAKALAEWCYEGMLTPVELDADRYRIDLDGDVSYEFAARRGAFGSLRVAPDSIRRYAPGLLGNRGGAPAWDVQRLVVDAAATMGVDAATLAGYLGELSATLAADATADELPAATLRALDHTELEGHLTGHPWLVTNKGRIGFGATDLRRYAPESRRPTRLRWVAVHRGLATFAGTPGLSEHAVRRSELGERTEARFAAGMRDAGLDPDAYVWLPVHPWQWDRHLSIGYAGEIAQRRIVPLGDSPDRYLAQQSIRTMTNLTDRQRYDVKLPLSILNTSVWRGIPPHCTAGAPVLTGWLQGLVAADEALADTVLLGEVASVTVHHPYLSGVDGVPYRHLETLGCIWREPVTPALRPGEHARPLAALLHVDGAGRSLLAELVSAAGRPPVEWLAGLIGTVLRPLVRLLYRYGLTVNPHGQNALVTFDTNELPCRLLLKDLVDDLELSDTVVPERLPEPAGIVPRKAPALIAQHVVDSVLIGHFRYLAPLCAEQLGVPEARFWAIARETIRSAQREMPELAPRFDEYQLLGPTFPRYRLNADRLLVTGYADRPLRHAIGASGQVPNPLYGKGS; this comes from the coding sequence GTGACCGGCGAACGCTGGCGCCGGGCCAACCGCACCCTCGCCGCCAAGGCGTTGGCCGAGTGGTGCTACGAGGGCATGCTGACACCGGTCGAACTCGACGCCGACCGGTACCGCATCGACCTGGACGGCGACGTGTCGTACGAGTTCGCCGCCCGCCGGGGCGCGTTCGGCTCGCTGCGGGTCGCGCCGGACTCGATCCGGCGGTACGCCCCGGGCCTGCTCGGCAACCGCGGCGGTGCGCCGGCCTGGGACGTGCAGCGGCTGGTCGTCGACGCCGCCGCGACCATGGGAGTCGATGCGGCGACCCTCGCCGGCTACCTCGGCGAGCTGTCCGCGACGCTCGCCGCCGACGCGACCGCCGACGAGCTACCCGCCGCGACCCTGCGCGCGCTGGACCACACCGAGCTGGAGGGGCACCTCACCGGGCACCCCTGGCTGGTCACCAACAAGGGCCGGATCGGCTTCGGCGCAACCGATCTGCGCCGGTATGCGCCCGAGTCGCGACGGCCGACGCGGTTGCGCTGGGTGGCCGTCCATCGTGGACTCGCCACCTTCGCCGGCACCCCCGGGCTGTCCGAACACGCAGTACGCCGGTCCGAACTCGGCGAGCGGACCGAGGCCCGGTTCGCCGCCGGCATGCGCGATGCCGGGCTCGACCCGGACGCGTACGTGTGGCTGCCGGTGCACCCGTGGCAGTGGGACCGGCACCTCTCGATCGGGTACGCCGGGGAGATCGCGCAGCGGCGGATCGTGCCGCTCGGCGACTCGCCGGACCGCTACCTCGCACAGCAGTCGATCCGGACCATGACCAACCTGACCGACCGGCAGCGGTACGACGTGAAGCTGCCCCTGTCGATCCTGAACACGTCGGTGTGGCGCGGGATCCCGCCGCACTGCACGGCCGGCGCGCCGGTGCTGACCGGGTGGCTGCAGGGCCTGGTGGCCGCCGACGAAGCCCTCGCCGACACCGTACTGCTCGGCGAGGTCGCCTCGGTGACCGTGCACCACCCGTACCTGTCCGGGGTGGACGGGGTGCCCTACCGGCATCTGGAGACGCTGGGCTGCATCTGGCGCGAGCCGGTCACCCCGGCGCTGCGGCCGGGCGAGCACGCCCGGCCGCTCGCGGCACTGTTGCATGTGGACGGTGCCGGCCGATCGCTGCTGGCGGAACTGGTCTCGGCCGCCGGCCGGCCGCCGGTCGAGTGGTTGGCGGGGCTGATCGGCACGGTGCTGCGGCCGCTCGTCCGGTTGCTCTACCGGTACGGGCTGACCGTCAACCCGCACGGCCAGAACGCGCTCGTCACCTTCGACACCAACGAACTGCCGTGCCGGCTGCTGCTCAAGGACCTCGTCGACGACCTGGAACTGTCCGACACGGTGGTACCCGAGCGGCTGCCCGAGCCGGCCGGCATCGTGCCGCGCAAGGCGCCGGCGCTGATCGCCCAGCACGTGGTGGACAGCGTCCTGATCGGCCACTTCCGTTACCTGGCACCGTTGTGTGCCGAGCAGCTGGGCGTGCCGGAGGCGCGGTTCTGGGCGATCGCCCGCGAGACGATTCGGTCGGCGCAGCGGGAGATGCCGGAACTCGCGCCGCGCTTCGACGAGTACCAGCTGCTCGGGCCGACGTTCCCGCGCTACCGGCTGAACGCCGACCGGCTGCTCGTCACCGGGTACGCGGACCGGCCGCTGCGGCACGCGATCGGTGCGTCCGGCCAGGTGCCGAACCCGCTGTACGGCAAGGGATCCTGA
- a CDS encoding TadA family conjugal transfer-associated ATPase produces the protein MMIVDEGLTDRVRQRLARSGGTASPAAIVAAVRAECGAALGDRALLAMADELRRDLIGAGPLDPLLADQRVTDVLVNGREVWCDRGVGLERAPVRWLGADPVRRLAQRLAASCGRALDDAHPFVDARLPDGTRLHAVLSPVAPGGPYLSLRTFRHRAFGLDELITAGTIDPTVAEVLTAIVDARLAYLVTGGTGSGKTTMLSTLLGQVPVTERIVVVEDAAELRPSHPHVVGLTARPANAEGAGEVTLRDLVRQALRMRPDRMIIGECRGAEIVELLAALNTGHEGGAGTLHANTPRDVPARLEALGLLGGLGRAALHAQVRSALRVVLHLRRGTSGRVLDEICLLTPSGPDDRVVAAPVWRRDGGLQPAAPALARLLTDRAVPAPALLAAVDPGGTA, from the coding sequence TTGATGATCGTCGACGAGGGCCTGACCGATCGGGTGCGGCAACGGTTGGCACGCAGTGGCGGCACGGCCAGTCCTGCTGCGATCGTGGCCGCGGTCCGCGCCGAATGCGGCGCCGCGCTGGGCGATCGGGCGCTGCTTGCGATGGCGGACGAACTGCGTCGCGATCTGATCGGCGCCGGACCGCTCGACCCGTTGCTGGCCGACCAGCGGGTGACGGACGTGTTGGTCAACGGGCGCGAGGTCTGGTGCGATCGCGGCGTGGGCCTGGAGCGGGCGCCGGTGCGGTGGCTCGGCGCCGACCCGGTGCGCCGGCTTGCCCAGCGCTTGGCCGCCAGTTGCGGGCGGGCACTCGACGACGCCCACCCGTTCGTGGATGCGCGGCTGCCGGACGGCACCCGGCTGCATGCCGTGCTGTCCCCGGTGGCACCCGGTGGGCCCTATCTGTCGCTGCGCACGTTCCGGCACCGTGCCTTCGGTCTCGACGAGCTGATCACGGCCGGCACGATCGACCCGACGGTGGCGGAGGTGCTGACCGCGATCGTCGATGCTCGCCTGGCCTATCTGGTGACCGGCGGCACCGGCTCCGGCAAGACGACCATGTTGTCGACGTTGCTCGGCCAGGTTCCCGTCACCGAACGCATCGTCGTGGTCGAGGACGCCGCCGAGCTCCGGCCGAGCCATCCGCACGTGGTCGGGCTGACCGCGCGCCCGGCGAATGCGGAGGGCGCCGGCGAGGTGACACTGCGCGATCTGGTGCGTCAGGCCCTTCGAATGCGACCGGATCGCATGATCATCGGCGAGTGCCGCGGAGCTGAGATCGTGGAACTGCTCGCCGCGCTCAACACCGGGCACGAGGGCGGTGCCGGCACGCTGCATGCGAACACTCCACGGGACGTGCCGGCCAGGCTGGAGGCACTGGGCCTGCTCGGGGGGTTGGGGCGGGCCGCCTTGCACGCCCAGGTTCGTTCGGCCCTGCGGGTCGTCCTGCACCTCCGCCGGGGCACCTCGGGCCGGGTGCTCGACGAGATCTGCCTGTTGACGCCGAGCGGTCCGGACGACCGGGTCGTCGCGGCGCCGGTGTGGCGCCGCGACGGCGGTCTGCAACCCGCCGCGCCCGCGCTCGCGCGCCTGTTGACCGATCGCGCCGTTCCGGCGCCGGCCCTGCTGGCTGCCGTCGATCCAGGCGGAACGGCATGA
- a CDS encoding alpha/beta fold hydrolase, producing MTLPETSELPVGGGRILRFCRYGPPDGVPVIAHNGSPSSRWKWPWLVEAVARSGVRLLVYDRPGYGGSSRQPGRIVADAADDVRRLADAHGWRRFGLFGGSAGGPHALACAALLAERVTRCAVVSGIKPAEGRAAAADESAVRSRIAETAAQILAQIDAGGPELPGQPGPPARTDPDAMARIRATFVDSIDGWVDDSLALARPWGFEPDSITVPVGIWRGTDDPHVPSDHADWLVAHLRTAQAHRYPGGHVPDASVYAQIYGWLSAGA from the coding sequence ATGACGTTGCCCGAGACCTCGGAACTGCCGGTCGGCGGCGGCCGGATCCTTCGTTTCTGCCGGTACGGGCCGCCCGACGGAGTTCCGGTCATCGCACACAACGGATCGCCCAGCAGTCGGTGGAAGTGGCCCTGGCTCGTCGAAGCGGTTGCACGAAGCGGAGTACGCCTGCTGGTCTACGACCGGCCCGGATACGGCGGGTCGAGCCGCCAGCCCGGCCGCATCGTCGCCGATGCGGCGGACGACGTGCGCCGCCTCGCCGACGCGCACGGCTGGCGGCGGTTCGGCCTTTTCGGTGGTTCCGCTGGCGGCCCGCACGCCCTGGCCTGCGCCGCGTTGCTGGCCGAACGGGTCACCCGCTGCGCCGTGGTGTCCGGCATCAAGCCGGCGGAGGGCCGCGCCGCGGCAGCGGACGAATCCGCAGTACGGTCGCGGATCGCGGAAACCGCCGCGCAGATCCTGGCACAGATCGATGCGGGAGGGCCAGAGCTACCGGGGCAGCCGGGCCCGCCAGCCCGCACGGACCCGGATGCGATGGCCCGCATTCGTGCGACGTTCGTCGACAGTATCGACGGCTGGGTCGACGACAGCCTCGCACTCGCCCGGCCCTGGGGCTTCGAACCCGACTCGATCACCGTGCCGGTCGGCATCTGGCGAGGCACCGACGACCCCCATGTGCCTTCCGACCACGCTGATTGGTTGGTTGCGCACCTCCGCACGGCGCAAGCTCACAGGTACCCCGGCGGTCACGTACCCGACGCCAGCGTCTACGCGCAGATCTACGGGTGGCTGTCCGCCGGCGCGTGA
- a CDS encoding type II secretion system F family protein: MTPETATAAVAAGLLILAVLVALVGRRSGRSVGRLSRVVPRDDATDHRPRPRRRPVLLLSPLAGIGVAVMLSGWIGVVAGAAVAVGVVVAIRRFESPTVRRMRRRAAADLPFALDLLASALAAGAPTAAATRAVGAALGGPLGERLAQSGRALALGGAPDTAWLPVRGLPGGERLADAAIRGADSGAGLARVFGRVAADLRANERHQQEAAVQRASVLLVLPLGLCFLPAFVVGGLVPVVASTLGAVLP; the protein is encoded by the coding sequence GTGACGCCGGAAACCGCCACCGCGGCGGTGGCGGCCGGACTGCTGATCCTCGCCGTGCTGGTGGCACTGGTCGGCCGTCGTTCCGGCCGCAGTGTCGGCCGCCTGTCCCGCGTCGTTCCGCGAGACGACGCGACCGATCACCGACCCCGTCCGCGCCGCCGTCCGGTGCTGTTGTTGTCGCCGCTGGCGGGGATCGGGGTGGCCGTCATGCTCTCCGGCTGGATCGGGGTGGTGGCCGGCGCGGCGGTGGCGGTCGGGGTCGTGGTGGCGATACGTCGCTTCGAATCACCGACCGTGCGCCGGATGCGTCGCCGGGCCGCCGCGGACCTGCCGTTCGCGCTCGACCTGCTGGCCTCGGCGTTGGCCGCCGGCGCGCCTACGGCGGCCGCGACCCGTGCGGTCGGTGCGGCGCTGGGTGGCCCGCTCGGCGAACGCCTGGCCCAGTCCGGCCGCGCACTCGCACTCGGCGGTGCACCGGACACGGCCTGGCTGCCCGTCCGGGGCCTGCCCGGCGGGGAACGCCTGGCGGACGCCGCCATCCGTGGCGCCGACAGCGGCGCGGGGCTGGCCCGGGTGTTCGGCAGGGTGGCCGCGGACCTGCGGGCCAACGAGAGGCACCAGCAGGAGGCGGCCGTGCAACGCGCCAGCGTGCTGCTCGTGTTGCCGCTCGGGCTCTGTTTTCTTCCGGCGTTCGTGGTCGGCGGCCTCGTCCCGGTCGTCGCGTCGACGTTGGGTGCGGTCCTGCCGTAG
- a CDS encoding TadE family type IV pilus minor pilin, whose protein sequence is MTVTTDRRGRGPAPQPAPAVRRTGSGRDRGSATAEFAVAMPGVVLLLLVGLTAVAALIAKVECVDAAREAARAAARGDNGVAAGSRAAPAHARVSVSTGESIRATVTAPVIPLGSVLSSLTVSASAVAEPEPGVVP, encoded by the coding sequence ATGACCGTGACGACCGATCGTCGCGGCCGGGGGCCGGCTCCGCAGCCGGCCCCCGCGGTCCGGAGGACGGGTTCGGGGCGTGACCGTGGCTCGGCGACGGCCGAGTTCGCCGTGGCCATGCCAGGTGTCGTACTGCTGCTGTTGGTGGGGCTGACCGCGGTCGCCGCGTTGATCGCCAAGGTGGAGTGCGTGGACGCCGCGCGGGAGGCGGCCCGCGCGGCGGCCCGCGGCGACAACGGCGTTGCCGCTGGTTCGCGTGCCGCGCCGGCACACGCACGCGTGTCGGTGTCGACCGGCGAGTCGATTCGGGCCACCGTGACGGCACCGGTGATCCCGCTGGGGTCGGTGTTGTCGTCGTTGACCGTGTCCGCGTCGGCGGTTGCCGAACCCGAACCCGGGGTCGTGCCATGA
- a CDS encoding MerR family transcriptional regulator yields MEEHLTVGRVAELAGVSVRTLHHYDEIGLVRPSARTAAGYRAYLAGDVRRLREVLGYRRLGFGLREIAALVDDPTTDAVAHLHRLRGLLLERRDRAAAMVTAIDRELEARAMGIETTPEEQLTMFGAQLYEVIGSAYPATRRTEPRIAERIWAALGDARTVLDVGAGTGSYEPPGRDVTAVEPSAVMRAQRPAGAAPCVAASAESLPFEDLSFDAAMAVSTVHHWPDPVAGLRELRRVARRVVVFTYDASSTGWRERFWLTRDYLPEFAGLLAGWPALADLTQAVGGHAEPVLVPWDCSDGFFEAYWRRPEAYLDERVRRAVSVWTRVGPDAERRAVTSLRADLASGRWAERNRDLVDLDAAELGLRLLVA; encoded by the coding sequence GTGGAAGAGCACCTGACCGTGGGACGCGTCGCGGAGCTTGCCGGGGTGAGCGTCCGGACGCTGCACCACTACGACGAGATAGGTCTCGTACGGCCGTCCGCGCGGACCGCGGCAGGGTACCGGGCGTACCTGGCGGGCGACGTGCGGCGGCTGCGCGAGGTGCTCGGCTACCGCCGGCTGGGCTTCGGGCTGCGCGAGATCGCGGCGCTGGTCGACGACCCGACCACCGATGCCGTGGCGCACCTGCACCGGCTGCGCGGGCTGCTGCTCGAACGGCGTGACCGTGCCGCCGCGATGGTGACGGCCATCGACAGGGAGCTGGAGGCGCGGGCGATGGGGATCGAGACGACACCGGAGGAGCAACTCACGATGTTCGGCGCGCAGCTGTACGAGGTGATCGGATCGGCCTATCCGGCGACGCGGCGTACCGAGCCGCGGATCGCCGAACGGATCTGGGCCGCGCTCGGGGACGCCCGGACGGTACTCGACGTCGGCGCCGGTACCGGCTCCTACGAACCGCCCGGCCGCGACGTCACGGCGGTGGAACCCTCCGCCGTGATGCGGGCACAACGTCCCGCGGGCGCGGCGCCGTGCGTGGCCGCCAGCGCCGAGAGCCTCCCGTTCGAGGATCTGTCCTTCGACGCCGCGATGGCGGTCAGCACCGTGCACCACTGGCCGGACCCGGTCGCCGGGCTGCGCGAGCTGCGCCGGGTGGCCCGCCGGGTCGTGGTGTTCACCTACGACGCCAGCAGCACCGGCTGGCGCGAGCGGTTCTGGCTCACCCGCGACTACCTGCCCGAGTTCGCCGGCCTGCTCGCCGGCTGGCCCGCCCTGGCCGACCTGACCCAGGCGGTCGGCGGCCACGCGGAGCCGGTCCTGGTCCCCTGGGACTGCAGCGACGGCTTCTTCGAGGCGTACTGGCGGCGCCCGGAGGCGTACCTGGACGAGCGGGTGCGCCGCGCGGTGTCGGTCTGGACCCGAGTCGGGCCGGACGCGGAACGGCGGGCGGTCACCAGCCTGCGTGCCGACCTCGCGTCGGGCCGCTGGGCGGAACGCAATCGCGACCTGGTCGATCTCGACGCGGCGGAACTCGGTCTCCGCCTGCTCGTAGCCTGA
- a CDS encoding hydroxyacid dehydrogenase: MSERPVAVLAMRDDLVGQIFPSPVMAGLADAVDCDPGSVFTTAAAPPPALAAAQVLLTGWDSPRLDATVLAAAPKLRLVVHAAGSVKQLTTPELFAAGVAVSSAVAVNARPVAEFTVASIVLAARRVFRYAADYRAGVSRHGYPVGEDSGLYGLTVGVVGASQIGRLVLRMLAGYGVDLLVYDPFLTPSQAEELGATAVDLDTLCGRSDVVTVHAPELPETYRMIDERRLGLLRDGAVLVNTARGALVDTDALAAHCATGRIDAVLDVTDPEPLPVGHPLLDLPNVLVTPHLAGTRGRELRRFGEFVVAEVRRWLGGETLLGRVDPDALNRSA; the protein is encoded by the coding sequence GTGAGCGAACGCCCGGTGGCAGTGCTGGCGATGCGCGACGACCTGGTCGGGCAGATCTTTCCGAGCCCGGTCATGGCCGGGCTGGCCGATGCCGTCGACTGCGACCCCGGCTCTGTCTTCACGACCGCTGCCGCGCCACCACCGGCGCTCGCCGCGGCGCAGGTTCTGCTGACCGGTTGGGACAGCCCGCGGCTGGACGCCACGGTCCTCGCAGCCGCGCCCAAGCTGCGCCTCGTCGTGCACGCGGCCGGTTCGGTCAAGCAGCTGACCACCCCGGAACTGTTCGCCGCCGGAGTCGCCGTCTCGTCGGCGGTCGCGGTCAACGCGCGGCCAGTCGCAGAGTTCACCGTGGCGTCGATCGTGCTGGCCGCTCGGCGGGTGTTTCGCTACGCGGCGGACTATCGCGCTGGGGTCTCGCGGCACGGGTACCCGGTCGGCGAGGACAGCGGTCTCTACGGCCTGACGGTCGGTGTCGTCGGCGCCTCGCAGATCGGCCGGTTGGTGCTGCGGATGCTCGCCGGCTACGGCGTGGACCTGCTCGTCTACGACCCCTTCCTGACGCCGAGCCAAGCCGAGGAACTCGGGGCGACGGCGGTGGACCTGGACACTCTGTGCGGCCGATCCGATGTGGTGACCGTGCACGCGCCGGAGCTGCCCGAGACGTACCGGATGATCGACGAGCGGCGGCTCGGGTTGCTCCGCGACGGAGCGGTGCTGGTCAACACCGCCCGGGGCGCGCTGGTGGACACCGACGCGCTCGCCGCGCACTGCGCCACCGGCCGGATCGATGCCGTACTCGACGTCACCGACCCGGAACCGCTGCCGGTCGGGCATCCATTGCTCGATCTGCCAAACGTCCTGGTCACGCCGCATCTGGCTGGCACGCGCGGCCGGGAGCTTCGCCGGTTCGGCGAGTTCGTCGTGGCCGAGGTCCGGCGCTGGCTTGGCGGCGAGACGCTGCTGGGCCGGGTGGATCCGGATGCGTTGAACCGCTCGGCCTGA
- a CDS encoding type II secretion system F family protein codes for MTDILAGLAVGGAGLLLALPHRPSRRRIASIRATPPTAGGRLARRAFRAVTRSSRTGAAVAALLGALSGAAMAGPVAALVCGTYSGFGAYLVFRRRSARRAGRLRAGTLDAVTALADELQAGLAPSRALGHVWPQLVGTGVARRAAPGPVVPGDPAAVLATDPERARADITARLAVAWQLAAVTGAPLADLLGRLQTELSERERLRRAAAAQTAGNRVTAALLALLPLAGIGLGYAIGADPLHLLWHTGIGAGCAVVALLLQFAGVAWTLRLTRTDGEVPA; via the coding sequence ATGACCGACATCCTCGCCGGGCTGGCGGTCGGTGGCGCCGGGCTGCTGCTCGCCCTGCCGCATCGCCCGAGTCGGCGGCGCATCGCGAGCATCCGGGCCACGCCACCGACGGCGGGTGGCCGGTTGGCCCGGCGTGCGTTTCGGGCGGTGACCCGCTCCAGCCGTACCGGAGCGGCCGTGGCGGCCCTGCTCGGCGCGCTGTCCGGGGCGGCCATGGCTGGGCCGGTCGCCGCACTGGTGTGCGGCACCTACTCGGGATTCGGTGCGTACCTGGTGTTCCGGCGCCGCTCGGCACGTCGGGCCGGCCGGCTTCGCGCCGGGACGCTCGATGCCGTGACGGCGCTCGCCGACGAGCTGCAGGCCGGCCTCGCGCCGTCCCGTGCGCTCGGCCATGTCTGGCCACAACTGGTCGGTACGGGCGTCGCCCGGCGGGCCGCGCCCGGTCCGGTCGTACCGGGTGATCCCGCCGCGGTCCTGGCCACGGATCCCGAGCGTGCTCGGGCCGACATCACGGCGCGCCTGGCGGTCGCCTGGCAGCTGGCCGCGGTCACCGGGGCACCGCTCGCGGATCTGCTCGGTCGCTTGCAGACCGAGCTCTCCGAACGGGAGCGGCTGCGGCGCGCCGCCGCGGCGCAGACCGCCGGCAACCGGGTGACCGCGGCTCTGCTGGCGTTGCTGCCGCTCGCCGGGATCGGGCTCGGCTACGCCATCGGCGCCGATCCCTTGCACCTGTTGTGGCACACCGGCATCGGCGCTGGCTGCGCTGTCGTCGCGTTGCTGTTGCAGTTCGCCGGAGTCGCCTGGACCCTGCGGCTGACTCGTACCGATGGGGAGGTGCCGGCGTGA
- a CDS encoding GrpB family protein, with translation MLFHLLDDAASRHVRVKRIARYPDGRRCGAAPAVARNPGCCWDEGHTVNLHVFGPDCDEHLRHLIFRDWLRGHLDDRDRYAAEKRRAAADNPWSVSAYNRQKAGSILDILRRAGLRPAPAGPRR, from the coding sequence GTGCTCTTCCACCTGCTCGACGATGCGGCATCACGCCACGTGAGGGTCAAGCGCATCGCCCGGTACCCGGATGGCCGGCGGTGCGGCGCGGCGCCGGCCGTGGCCCGCAACCCGGGTTGCTGCTGGGACGAGGGCCACACGGTGAACCTGCACGTGTTCGGCCCGGACTGCGACGAACATCTGCGGCACCTGATCTTTCGGGACTGGCTGCGCGGACATCTCGACGATCGGGACCGTTACGCGGCGGAGAAGCGGCGGGCGGCGGCGGACAATCCGTGGTCGGTGTCGGCGTACAACAGGCAGAAGGCCGGGTCGATCCTCGACATCCTGCGACGGGCCGGGCTCCGTCCCGCGCCGGCGGGTCCGCGCCGCTGA
- a CDS encoding oxidoreductase has product MDPSIAVVGPGAIGTTVAAALHEVGRTPRICGRTARERLELHGEAVRIAVPGPVRIDPARAGGAVDLVFLAVKSTQVEAAAPWLAALCGADTVVCVLQNGVEQESTVSPYTSGARVLPAVVWFPAEAQPDGSVRLRGEPRLTLPDGTASHVVLDALRGTRCSTDVAADFTSVAWRKLLQNAVAGLMVLTGRRSGMFARTDIAELSLAYLRECLAVARAEGAVLGDEVPHEIVDGFRSYPADMGTSILADRVADRPLEWNTRNGVVPRRGRAHGIPTPISDLLVPLLAAASDGPG; this is encoded by the coding sequence GTGGATCCGAGTATCGCCGTGGTGGGGCCGGGGGCGATCGGTACGACCGTGGCGGCGGCGCTGCACGAGGTCGGCCGAACGCCGAGGATCTGTGGCCGTACCGCCCGGGAACGCCTGGAACTGCACGGCGAAGCGGTCCGCATCGCCGTACCGGGGCCGGTGCGGATCGACCCGGCACGGGCCGGTGGGGCGGTCGACCTGGTGTTCCTTGCGGTCAAGTCGACGCAGGTGGAGGCCGCCGCGCCATGGTTGGCGGCGCTGTGCGGTGCGGACACCGTCGTCTGCGTCCTGCAGAACGGCGTCGAGCAGGAGTCGACCGTCTCGCCGTACACCTCCGGCGCCCGGGTCCTCCCCGCGGTCGTGTGGTTCCCCGCCGAGGCGCAGCCGGACGGTTCGGTGCGGCTGCGCGGCGAACCGCGGCTGACCCTGCCGGACGGCACGGCGTCGCACGTCGTACTCGATGCGCTGCGCGGCACCCGGTGCTCGACCGACGTGGCGGCGGACTTCACCTCCGTGGCGTGGCGCAAGCTGCTGCAGAACGCCGTCGCCGGGCTGATGGTCCTCACCGGCCGCCGCTCCGGCATGTTCGCCCGGACCGACATCGCCGAGCTGTCCCTGGCCTACCTGCGGGAGTGCCTGGCTGTCGCCCGAGCCGAGGGGGCAGTGCTGGGCGACGAGGTGCCGCACGAGATCGTCGACGGCTTCCGGTCCTACCCGGCCGACATGGGTACCTCGATTCTCGCCGACCGGGTGGCCGACCGGCCGCTCGAATGGAACACCCGCAACGGTGTCGTCCCGCGCCGGGGTAGAGCCCACGGCATCCCCACCCCGATCAGCGACCTGCTGGTACCGCTTCTCGCCGCCGCCAGCGACGGCCCGGGCTGA
- the ssd gene encoding septum site-determining protein Ssd, protein MTSDADLLDELLALAAAGCGDVDVAPDATAARQHWRTATLVVIGADAVTGCVRAGLPRRRGLVLVARLPDLPDGTRDPAAEDAASWRAASQLDADHVVVLPAAAAWLTERFGSAGARHRDAAPIVAVIGGRGGAGASVLAAGLALTAARNGLRTMLVDADPLGGGVDLLLGAESAAGLRWPDLSAARGRVDVAALRAGLPRQGELAMVSWDRGDAVEVPVEAMEATLDAGRRGGDLVVIDLPRTLGPAAMCGVRAAGEVLMPVTADIRACAAAVRVAAQVGPHCQALRLVVRGPAPGGLSAHDVGVALGLPVAGSLRPEPDLAAALERGDPPTGSGRGPLAELCARLLAELTADAGREVA, encoded by the coding sequence GTGACCAGCGATGCCGACCTGCTGGACGAACTGCTCGCGCTCGCCGCTGCCGGCTGCGGCGACGTCGACGTCGCGCCGGATGCCACCGCTGCCCGCCAGCACTGGCGCACGGCGACGCTGGTGGTGATCGGCGCGGACGCGGTGACCGGGTGCGTACGGGCGGGGTTGCCGCGTCGCCGCGGTCTCGTCCTGGTGGCGCGGCTGCCCGACCTGCCCGACGGAACGCGCGATCCGGCGGCGGAGGATGCCGCGTCCTGGCGGGCGGCGAGCCAGCTCGACGCCGACCACGTCGTGGTGTTGCCGGCCGCGGCGGCCTGGCTGACCGAGCGGTTCGGCAGCGCGGGCGCCCGGCACCGCGACGCGGCACCGATCGTCGCCGTGATCGGTGGACGCGGCGGCGCCGGTGCGAGCGTGCTGGCGGCGGGGCTGGCGCTGACCGCCGCGCGCAACGGCCTGCGGACCATGCTGGTCGACGCGGATCCGCTGGGTGGCGGTGTCGACCTGCTGCTCGGCGCCGAAAGCGCGGCCGGGCTGCGCTGGCCCGATCTGTCGGCGGCCAGAGGCCGGGTCGACGTGGCGGCACTGCGCGCCGGCCTGCCCCGGCAGGGCGAGCTGGCGATGGTCTCGTGGGACCGCGGTGATGCCGTCGAGGTGCCGGTCGAGGCCATGGAGGCGACGCTCGATGCCGGGCGGCGCGGTGGCGACCTGGTGGTCATCGATCTGCCACGGACGTTGGGCCCGGCGGCGATGTGCGGCGTACGGGCGGCCGGTGAGGTGCTGATGCCGGTGACCGCCGACATCCGGGCCTGCGCCGCGGCGGTCCGGGTCGCGGCCCAGGTCGGGCCGCACTGCCAGGCGCTGCGACTGGTGGTGCGGGGTCCCGCGCCGGGCGGCCTCAGCGCGCACGACGTCGGTGTGGCGCTCGGCCTGCCGGTCGCCGGATCGCTTCGCCCGGAGCCGGACCTCGCCGCGGCCTTGGAGCGTGGCGACCCGCCGACAGGCTCGGGTCGAGGCCCGCTGGCCGAGCTCTGTGCACGACTGCTCGCCGAACTGACCGCGGACGCGGGTCGCGAGGTGGCTTGA